Below is a genomic region from Halogeometricum sp. S1BR25-6.
GTCGGACGACAGCGAGCGCGCGAGGTCGACGAGGCCCAGTCCGCGCTGCTGGCCGGGGTGGCTGCGCTCGACGGGCACCTCGCGCCACTCGCCCTCCTCGTCGTCGCGCAGGTGGACGCGCGGCGCTCCGTCGAAGCGGTTCGGGTCCGTCACGCTCAGCGTGCCCTCGGTGCCGTGTATCTCGAACCCCGGAAGCTCGGACCCCCACACGTCGAAACTCGTGAGGAGCGTTCCGGTCGCGCCGTTCTCGAAGGTCAGCACGGCCGTCTCGTGCGTCGGCACCTCGACGGGGATGCGCTCCCCGCGCCGCGGTTCGCTCGTTATCTCCCGTTCGGGAAACGGCGTCTGCGAGGCGCCCGCGACGGACTGAATCGGTCCGAGCAGCGTCACGAGCGAGGTGAGATAGTACGGCCCCATGTCGAACAGCGGGCCGCCGCCCTCCCGATAGAAGCCGTCGGGGTTCGGGTGCCAGCGCTCGTGACCGTGGCTCGCCCAGAACGCCACTGCGCCGACCGGGTCGCCGATGACGCCGTCGTCGAGGACGTCCCGACAGGTCTGGATGCCCGTCCCGAGCACGGTGTCCGGCGCGACGCCGACGGTCAACCCCCGCTCCGCCGCCGCCTCGACGACTGCCGCACCCTGCTCGCGCGTCGCCGCCAGCGGCTTCTCCGTGTAGGCGTGCTTCCCCGCTCGGAGCGCCGCCAACAGCAGGTCGCCGTGCGACGCCGGCGGCGTGAGGACGACGGCGACGTCGACGTCGGGGTCCGCGAGCAGTTCGTCCGTCGGGAGGACTTGGGGAACGCCGTACTCGTCCGCCTTCGATTTAGCGCGGTCCTCGTCGAGGTCGGCGCACGCGACGGCGTCGAGGGCGTCGAACCGGTCGGCCGCCTCGAAGTAGACATCGCTTATCGCTCCACACCCGATGATACCGAGAGAGACTGGTTCCATGCGGGAGAGTCGAAAGTGAGCGCCAAGTAGCTTTGCCCGCGGCGACGCGCTTCCGTCGACTCCTATCTCGGCGTCCCCGGACTCACCCCTCGAACGCCGACGTCGGCACCCACTCGCCCCTGCGTTCCGAACGCTCGGCGGCGAACACGACGCTCAGCGCCTCCCGCGCGTCCTTCGCCGTGACCATCGGCGGCCGACCCTCGGTGACCGCGTCGACGAAGTCGCGCATCTGCGTCGCGTGGAGACCGTCGGCCGGCGGGTCCGGGAGGTCGACCTCCGTTCGACCCACCGCAGTCTCGAAGGCGTCGACTCCCGACTCCGTGACCCGAAGGGTGCCCTCGGTACCGTTGAACTCCAGCGAGATTGGCTGTTGGGGGCGCGTCGCCGTCGTCGCGGAGACGGTTCCGACCGCGCCGTCGGCGAACCGAACCGAGAGCGCGGCCGTGTCGGGGACCTCGATGTCGTGCGAACGGGTCTCGGTCGCGCCGGCGACGCGTTCGACGCCGCCGGCGACCCACTGCAACAGGTCGATACCGTGGAGCGCCTGCGTGAACAGGACGCCCCCGTCGAGCGTCTCGCTGCCGTGCCACGACGACTCGCCGTAGTAGGATGGGTCGCGGTGCCACTTCATCCGCGCGTCGGCGGAGACGAGGCGTCCGAGTC
It encodes:
- a CDS encoding Gfo/Idh/MocA family protein, coding for MEPVSLGIIGCGAISDVYFEAADRFDALDAVACADLDEDRAKSKADEYGVPQVLPTDELLADPDVDVAVVLTPPASHGDLLLAALRAGKHAYTEKPLAATREQGAAVVEAAAERGLTVGVAPDTVLGTGIQTCRDVLDDGVIGDPVGAVAFWASHGHERWHPNPDGFYREGGGPLFDMGPYYLTSLVTLLGPIQSVAGASQTPFPEREITSEPRRGERIPVEVPTHETAVLTFENGATGTLLTSFDVWGSELPGFEIHGTEGTLSVTDPNRFDGAPRVHLRDDEEGEWREVPVERSHPGQQRGLGLVDLARSLSSDRNWEHRTSGEVGYHVLEAMAGIRDSAGEGEYVELSAGCDRPASVPDGFPAADVDAEPGGEK
- a CDS encoding Gfo/Idh/MocA family protein → MTDAPIRFGIVGCASMGATHADAIEAVEGAELRACADHTPATARAFGSARNCAAYGGHAEMFADASLDAVCVCTPNGAHREVVVDAAAAGLDVFCEKPLEVTPERVAEMEAACREAGVTLACVLQRRLLPSMQFAREAVRDGRLGRLVSADARMKWHRDPSYYGESSWHGSETLDGGVLFTQALHGIDLLQWVAGGVERVAGATETRSHDIEVPDTAALSVRFADGAVGTVSATTATRPQQPISLEFNGTEGTLRVTESGVDAFETAVGRTEVDLPDPPADGLHATQMRDFVDAVTEGRPPMVTAKDAREALSVVFAAERSERRGEWVPTSAFEG